One Methylosinus sp. LW4 genomic region harbors:
- a CDS encoding GNAT family N-acetyltransferase — protein sequence MPAAETLAVVFHDLARESPAVAAALGGEIAARFRPRDEAPFSTIAHDEKGALIGGLNGVSHWRWLYIRHLWVAPESRGMGLGTALLRRAESEARARACLGLYIDSFDPRAAALYERFGFTRFGEIADFPPGHSRMFFSKRIA from the coding sequence ATGCCCGCCGCGGAGACGCTCGCCGTCGTCTTCCACGATCTCGCCCGCGAGAGCCCGGCCGTCGCGGCGGCGCTCGGCGGCGAGATCGCCGCGCGCTTCCGCCCGCGCGACGAGGCGCCCTTCTCCACCATCGCCCATGACGAGAAAGGCGCGCTGATCGGCGGGCTCAACGGCGTCTCGCATTGGCGTTGGCTCTACATAAGGCACTTATGGGTCGCGCCGGAGAGTCGCGGCATGGGGCTCGGGACCGCTCTGCTGCGCCGCGCCGAGTCCGAAGCCCGCGCGCGCGCCTGCCTCGGCCTCTACATCGACAGCTTCGATCCACGCGCGGCGGCGCTCTATGAGCGTTTCGGCTTCACGCGCTTCGGCGAGATCGCCGACTTTCCGCCCGGCCACAGCCGCATGTTCTTCTCTAAGAGGATCGCATGA
- a CDS encoding zinc-dependent alcohol dehydrogenase family protein, giving the protein MTAMVLRRPGTPLAVERRPLPRPGSGELLLAVEACGVCRTDLHVVDGELEHPRLPIVPGHEIVGRVAAIGAGVTGFSVGERVGVPWLGHTCGCCPYCSSGRENLCDDPLFTGYTRDGGYATHTVADASYCFPLPSDGDAAALAPLLCAGLIGWRALKMAGEARDIGIYGFGAAAHIIAQVAIARGQRIFAFVRPGDVAAREFALSLGAVWAGGSDEAPPEKLDAAIIFAPVGALVPRALAAVRKGGTVVCGGIHMSDIPAFPYARLWEERRLVSVANLTREDAREFLALAPQVGIDTHVVRYPLTAANEALADLRDGRLQGAAVLIP; this is encoded by the coding sequence ATGACCGCCATGGTCCTGCGGCGGCCGGGAACGCCGCTCGCAGTCGAGCGCCGCCCCCTGCCCCGCCCCGGCTCCGGCGAATTGCTGCTCGCTGTCGAGGCCTGCGGCGTCTGCCGCACCGATCTCCATGTCGTCGACGGCGAGCTCGAGCATCCGAGGCTGCCGATCGTTCCCGGCCATGAGATCGTCGGCCGCGTGGCGGCGATCGGCGCGGGCGTCACGGGCTTTTCTGTTGGAGAACGCGTCGGCGTCCCCTGGCTCGGCCACACTTGCGGCTGCTGCCCCTATTGCTCTAGCGGCCGCGAAAATCTCTGCGACGATCCGCTCTTCACCGGCTATACGCGCGACGGCGGCTACGCCACGCATACGGTCGCCGACGCCTCCTATTGCTTCCCTCTGCCGTCCGATGGCGATGCCGCGGCTCTTGCGCCGCTGCTCTGCGCCGGCCTCATCGGCTGGCGCGCGCTGAAGATGGCGGGCGAGGCGCGCGACATCGGCATTTACGGCTTCGGCGCCGCGGCGCATATCATCGCGCAAGTCGCGATCGCGCGAGGACAGCGCATCTTCGCCTTCGTGCGCCCCGGCGATGTGGCGGCGCGTGAATTCGCGCTCTCGCTCGGCGCCGTCTGGGCCGGCGGCTCCGACGAGGCGCCGCCGGAAAAGCTCGACGCCGCCATCATCTTCGCGCCTGTCGGCGCGCTGGTTCCGCGCGCGCTCGCCGCAGTGCGCAAGGGTGGGACCGTCGTCTGCGGCGGCATTCACATGAGCGACATTCCCGCTTTTCCCTATGCGCGGCTGTGGGAGGAGCGTCGTCTCGTCTCCGTCGCCAATCTCACGCGCGAGGACGCACGCGAATTTCTGGCGCTCGCGCCACAGGTTGGAATCGACACGCATGTCGTGCGCTATCCGCTCACCGCAGCCAATGAAGCGCTCGCGGATTTGCGGGACGGGCGTCTGCAGGGCGCGGCGGTGCTGATTCCGTGA
- a CDS encoding type II toxin-antitoxin system ParD family antitoxin, with the protein MPSNLSLERDLESAIDLLVSSGRYRSKSEVIREGVRLLQEREDRMAKLDAALQRGLADVRAGRTHSADEVFAELRARYGGRAAPRQE; encoded by the coding sequence ATGCCCAGCAACCTTTCGCTCGAGCGGGACCTGGAGAGCGCTATCGATCTTCTGGTGTCGAGCGGCCGCTATCGTTCCAAGAGCGAGGTGATCCGCGAAGGCGTCCGGCTGCTTCAAGAGCGCGAAGACCGGATGGCGAAGCTGGACGCCGCGTTGCAGCGCGGCCTCGCCGACGTGCGAGCCGGTCGCACGCATTCCGCCGACGAGGTTTTCGCCGAGCTTCGCGCCCGCTATGGCGGCCGAGCGGCTCCTCGCCAGGAATGA
- a CDS encoding polysaccharide deacetylase family protein, producing MDHLPQRRAAALFWALAVILAIVPAARGREAARRLVDYRPVFLECHGPEGEKRLAIRRMRLDGETVVLTVDPATLETRLETESVWRCLETTEAEQKDTRFLHALRPRPGDPDEPRLAAAGRSLSISAGLAHGAGAGSFLTGDLCPSRRPLDREFLRRLAERTPGAPVALSVSGLWIERHGADFDWLMGEAANGALRIDWVGHSYSHPYVPRLADAQNYLLRPGVDLDSEIFRVERLLIERGATPSVFFRFPGLVADAGLMEELRRRHLIALGADAWLVLSPPPRDGSIVLVHPNGNEPAGLRLFSRLLDQGRLPQPFRRIEEAPE from the coding sequence ATGGACCATCTCCCGCAAAGGCGCGCCGCGGCTTTATTCTGGGCGCTCGCCGTAATTCTCGCAATCGTCCCGGCGGCTCGGGGGCGGGAGGCGGCGCGCCGCCTCGTGGATTATCGGCCTGTCTTTCTCGAATGCCATGGGCCGGAGGGCGAGAAGCGTCTCGCCATTCGCCGCATGCGGCTCGATGGCGAGACGGTCGTGCTGACGGTCGATCCGGCGACGCTGGAGACGCGCCTCGAGACGGAGAGCGTCTGGCGCTGCCTCGAGACGACCGAGGCGGAGCAGAAGGACACGCGCTTTTTGCACGCCTTGCGGCCGCGGCCGGGCGACCCCGACGAGCCGCGCCTCGCCGCCGCCGGGCGAAGCCTGTCGATCAGCGCTGGCCTCGCTCATGGGGCGGGAGCGGGCTCCTTTCTGACCGGCGATCTCTGTCCGAGCCGCCGCCCGCTCGACCGCGAATTTCTGCGCCGATTGGCCGAGCGGACCCCCGGCGCGCCGGTCGCGTTGTCCGTGTCGGGGCTGTGGATCGAGCGCCATGGCGCGGATTTCGACTGGCTGATGGGCGAGGCGGCGAATGGGGCGCTGCGAATCGACTGGGTCGGCCATTCCTACAGCCACCCTTATGTTCCCCGCCTCGCCGATGCGCAGAATTATCTGCTGCGGCCGGGCGTCGATCTCGACTCCGAGATTTTCCGGGTGGAGCGGCTGCTGATCGAGCGCGGCGCGACGCCCTCGGTGTTTTTTCGCTTTCCCGGCCTCGTCGCCGATGCGGGGCTGATGGAGGAGCTGCGCCGCCGCCATCTCATCGCGCTCGGCGCGGACGCCTGGCTGGTGCTGTCGCCGCCGCCGCGGGACGGCTCCATCGTGCTGGTGCATCCCAATGGCAATGAGCCGGCGGGGCTGCGCTTGTTCTCGAGACTGCTGGATCAGGGCCGTTTGCCGCAGCCGTTCCGGCGGATAGAGGAGGCGCCGGAGTGA
- the secA gene encoding preprotein translocase subunit SecA produces the protein MLGALAKKIFGSANDRRLKTYQPKVKAINALEPELAALSDEALRGRTAEFREKLANGARLDDLLVPAFATVREAAKRVLGQRHFDVQLIGGMVLHEGAIAEMRTGEGKTLVATLAVYLNALPGRGVHVVTVNDYLARRDAEWMGRVYRFLGLSVGVIVHDISDEDRAEAYASDITYGTNNEFGFDYLRDNMKYELAQMVQRPHVYAIVDEVDSILIDEARTPLIISGHSDDKSDLYNAIDKLIPKLDKEDYELDEKQRTVNLTEAGNEHMEELLAEAGVLADGALYEAQNVTLVHHVNQGLRAHKLFQRDKDYIVRKGEVVIIDEFTGRMMPGRRYSEGLHQALEAKERQTVQPENVTLASITFQNYFRLYEKLAGMTGTASTEADEFAEIYKLDVVEIPTNRPVQRIDEDDEVYRTGREKLDAIASEIEAANAKMQPLLVGTTSIEKSEQLAEFLLSKGYKQIDFSEPAKALAKLYEAARSGQPSRQFAVLNARFHEQEAYIVAEAGVPGAITIATNMAGRGTDIQLGGNIEMRVSQECAGLEGAAREAKEAEIRAEIADFKEKALTAGGLYIIGTERHESRRIDNQLRGRSGRQGDPGRSKFFLSLQDDLMRIFGSERMESMLVKLGLQEGEAIVHPWINKALEKAQHKVEARNFDIRKNILKFDNVMNDQRKVIFERRREIMAEESVEETVNEMREDVVVELVAKHIPHDAYAEAWDVEGLSEAARAQLNLDLPIEDWAKEEGIADEEIKERLLAAANQSYAERVERNTEQLSRMIEKQVVLQALDHLWRDHLVVLDHLRQVIGWRGLAQRDPLNEYKSEALELFRSLMTHWDETVTSQLMRVEVSFEAPPAPAELPPMEYVHPDPNAAGGGGDALAELNARLAAADFSSQATSGGAAEAEAARDPANPATWGKVGRNEACPCGSGKKFKHCHGALV, from the coding sequence ATGCTCGGCGCTCTCGCCAAGAAGATTTTCGGCTCGGCCAACGACCGCCGGCTCAAGACCTATCAGCCGAAGGTCAAGGCGATCAACGCTTTGGAGCCCGAGCTCGCGGCTTTGTCCGATGAGGCGCTGCGTGGGCGCACCGCCGAGTTCCGCGAAAAGCTCGCCAATGGCGCGCGACTCGACGATCTGCTGGTCCCGGCCTTCGCCACTGTCCGCGAGGCGGCCAAGCGCGTGCTCGGCCAGAGGCATTTCGACGTCCAGCTGATCGGCGGCATGGTCCTGCACGAGGGCGCCATCGCCGAGATGCGCACCGGCGAGGGCAAGACGCTGGTCGCGACGCTCGCCGTCTATCTCAACGCGCTGCCCGGCCGCGGCGTTCATGTCGTCACCGTCAACGACTATCTCGCCCGCCGCGACGCCGAATGGATGGGCCGGGTCTATCGCTTCCTCGGCCTCAGCGTCGGCGTCATCGTCCATGATATTTCCGACGAGGACCGCGCCGAAGCCTACGCCAGCGACATCACCTATGGCACCAACAACGAGTTCGGCTTCGATTATCTGCGCGACAATATGAAGTATGAGCTGGCGCAGATGGTGCAGCGCCCGCATGTCTACGCCATCGTCGACGAGGTGGATTCGATCCTCATCGACGAGGCGCGCACGCCGCTCATCATCTCCGGCCATTCGGACGACAAATCCGATCTCTACAACGCCATCGACAAGCTGATCCCCAAGCTCGACAAGGAAGATTACGAGCTCGACGAGAAGCAGCGCACCGTCAATCTGACGGAGGCCGGCAATGAGCATATGGAGGAGCTGCTGGCCGAGGCCGGCGTGCTCGCCGACGGCGCGCTCTACGAGGCGCAGAACGTCACGCTCGTTCACCACGTCAATCAGGGCTTGCGCGCGCACAAGCTGTTTCAGCGCGACAAGGATTACATCGTCCGCAAGGGCGAGGTCGTCATCATCGACGAGTTCACTGGCCGCATGATGCCGGGCCGGCGCTATTCGGAAGGGCTGCATCAGGCGCTCGAGGCCAAGGAGCGCCAGACCGTCCAGCCGGAGAACGTGACCCTCGCCTCCATCACCTTCCAGAATTATTTCCGCCTCTATGAGAAGCTCGCCGGCATGACCGGCACGGCCTCGACGGAGGCCGACGAGTTCGCCGAGATCTACAAGCTCGACGTGGTCGAGATTCCGACCAATCGCCCGGTGCAGCGCATCGACGAGGACGACGAGGTCTATCGCACCGGCCGCGAGAAGCTCGACGCCATCGCGAGCGAGATCGAGGCGGCGAACGCCAAGATGCAGCCGCTGCTCGTCGGCACGACGTCGATCGAGAAATCCGAGCAGCTCGCCGAATTCCTGCTCTCCAAGGGCTATAAGCAGATCGACTTCTCCGAGCCGGCGAAGGCGCTCGCCAAGCTCTATGAGGCGGCGCGCAGCGGCCAGCCGTCGCGGCAGTTCGCCGTGCTCAATGCGCGCTTCCACGAGCAGGAGGCCTATATCGTCGCCGAGGCCGGCGTGCCGGGCGCGATCACCATCGCCACCAATATGGCCGGCCGCGGCACCGACATTCAGCTCGGCGGCAATATAGAGATGCGCGTCTCGCAGGAATGCGCCGGGCTCGAGGGCGCCGCCCGCGAGGCGAAGGAGGCCGAGATTCGCGCCGAGATCGCCGATTTCAAGGAGAAGGCGCTCACCGCCGGCGGCCTCTACATCATCGGCACGGAGCGTCACGAGAGCCGCCGCATCGACAATCAGCTGCGCGGCCGCTCGGGCCGTCAGGGCGATCCCGGCCGCTCGAAATTCTTCCTGTCGCTGCAGGACGATCTCATGCGCATCTTCGGCTCCGAGCGCATGGAGTCGATGCTGGTGAAGCTCGGCCTGCAGGAGGGCGAGGCGATCGTCCATCCCTGGATCAACAAGGCGCTGGAGAAGGCGCAGCACAAGGTCGAGGCGCGCAACTTCGACATTCGCAAGAACATCCTCAAGTTCGACAATGTCATGAACGACCAGCGCAAGGTGATCTTCGAGCGCCGGCGCGAGATCATGGCGGAGGAGAGCGTCGAGGAGACGGTGAACGAGATGCGCGAGGACGTGGTCGTCGAGCTCGTCGCCAAGCATATTCCGCATGACGCCTACGCCGAGGCCTGGGACGTCGAAGGCCTCTCCGAGGCGGCGCGCGCGCAGCTCAATCTCGATCTGCCGATCGAGGATTGGGCGAAGGAAGAAGGCATCGCCGACGAGGAGATCAAGGAGCGCCTGCTCGCCGCGGCGAACCAGTCCTACGCCGAGCGCGTCGAGCGCAACACCGAGCAGCTCTCGCGCATGATCGAGAAGCAGGTGGTGCTGCAGGCGCTCGATCATCTGTGGCGCGACCATCTCGTCGTGCTCGACCATCTTCGTCAGGTGATCGGCTGGCGCGGCCTGGCGCAGCGCGATCCGCTCAACGAATACAAGTCCGAGGCGCTGGAGCTGTTCCGCAGCCTGATGACGCATTGGGACGAGACCGTCACCTCGCAGCTGATGCGCGTCGAGGTCTCCTTCGAGGCGCCGCCGGCTCCGGCCGAATTGCCGCCCATGGAATATGTGCATCCCGACCCCAACGCCGCGGGCGGCGGCGGAGACGCGCTCGCCGAGCTCAACGCCCGGCTCGCCGCCGCAGATTTTTCGTCGCAGGCGACGAGCGGCGGCGCGGCGGAGGCCGAGGCCGCGCGCGATCCCGCCAATCCCGCGACCTGGGGCAAGGTCGGCCGCAACGAGGCCTGCCCTTGCGGCTCGGGCAAGAAGTTCAAGCACTGCCACGGCGCATTGGTGTGA
- a CDS encoding bifunctional aminoglycoside phosphotransferase/ATP-binding protein: MTFGAQNETVRFLMAQGEDAQTIVTHISIVVLTKERVYKLKRDVVFPYLDFHTPQIRLAMCEREYALNRRTAPQLYLSARRITRGDDGALSFDGDGALIDAVVEMRRFEEDNLLDNLALAGRLSAPLIERLAERIAQFHDGAEVIEGRGGASAMASLLDLGDASSLAKSSVVSAQERRALADELRAAAQTHGALLDRRRDAGKVRRCHGDLTLRNICLVDGEPTPFDCIEFSDALATVDVLYDLAFLLMDLRRRGLDALAAFALNRYLDHRDEAEGLPLLPFFMALRAAIRADVAAARALDADADHAALNAETRDYFDLARALLSPATPRVVAIGGLSGSGKSSVAAALAPLVGAAPGARTLNSDRLRKKLFGVAPTAPLPQEAYTAAVSAEIYEAMQNEASRVASFGWCVIVDAVYARESERDALEAAEKRAGVAFAGFWLEADGPLRVSRVGARKGDVSDATQEIAARQRNYDLGEMRWTRIDAVREVGVIAQEIAARLPLLQPSPALQERE, translated from the coding sequence ATGACATTCGGCGCGCAGAACGAGACGGTTCGCTTTCTCATGGCGCAGGGCGAGGATGCGCAGACCATCGTCACGCACATCTCGATCGTCGTGCTGACGAAAGAGCGCGTCTATAAGCTCAAGCGCGACGTCGTCTTTCCCTATCTCGATTTTCACACGCCGCAAATTCGCCTCGCAATGTGCGAGCGCGAATATGCGCTCAATCGCCGCACGGCGCCGCAGCTCTATCTCTCCGCGCGTCGCATCACCCGTGGCGACGACGGCGCTCTCTCATTCGACGGCGATGGCGCGCTCATCGACGCCGTGGTCGAGATGCGACGCTTCGAGGAAGACAATCTGCTCGATAATCTCGCGCTCGCCGGCCGTCTCTCTGCGCCGCTGATCGAGCGCCTCGCCGAGCGCATCGCGCAATTTCACGATGGCGCGGAAGTGATCGAAGGGCGCGGCGGCGCTTCGGCGATGGCCTCGCTGCTCGATCTCGGCGACGCGAGCTCGCTCGCCAAATCGTCGGTCGTCTCGGCGCAGGAGCGTCGCGCGCTGGCCGATGAGCTGCGCGCTGCGGCGCAGACGCATGGCGCGCTGCTCGATCGTCGGCGCGACGCCGGCAAGGTGCGGCGCTGCCATGGCGATCTCACGCTGCGCAATATCTGCCTCGTCGACGGCGAGCCGACGCCTTTCGATTGCATCGAATTTTCCGACGCGCTGGCGACGGTCGATGTGCTCTACGATCTCGCCTTTCTGCTGATGGATCTGCGCCGGCGCGGGCTGGATGCGCTCGCCGCTTTCGCGCTCAATCGCTATCTCGATCATCGCGACGAGGCGGAGGGGCTGCCGCTGCTGCCCTTCTTCATGGCGCTGCGCGCCGCGATCCGCGCCGATGTCGCCGCCGCGCGCGCGCTGGACGCCGACGCCGATCACGCCGCGCTGAATGCGGAGACGCGCGATTATTTCGATCTCGCGCGCGCGCTGCTGAGTCCCGCGACGCCGCGCGTCGTCGCGATCGGCGGGCTCAGCGGCTCCGGCAAGTCCAGCGTCGCGGCGGCTTTGGCGCCGCTCGTCGGCGCCGCGCCGGGCGCGCGAACGCTCAATAGCGATCGGCTGCGCAAGAAGCTGTTCGGCGTCGCGCCGACCGCGCCGCTGCCGCAGGAGGCCTATACGGCGGCGGTCTCCGCCGAGATCTATGAGGCGATGCAGAATGAGGCGTCGCGCGTCGCCTCTTTCGGCTGGTGCGTCATCGTCGACGCCGTTTATGCGCGCGAGAGCGAGCGTGACGCGCTGGAAGCGGCGGAGAAGCGTGCGGGCGTTGCTTTCGCGGGATTTTGGCTCGAAGCCGATGGGCCGCTTCGTGTCTCGCGCGTCGGCGCGCGCAAGGGCGATGTGTCGGACGCGACGCAGGAGATAGCGGCGCGGCAGCGCAATTACGATCTCGGCGAAATGCGATGGACGCGCATCGACGCTGTGCGCGAGGTGGGCGTCATCGCGCAGGAGATCGCCGCGCGACTGCCTCTCTTGCAGCCCTCTCCCGCTTTGCAGGAGAGGGAGTAG
- a CDS encoding class I SAM-dependent methyltransferase, giving the protein MSDARGVSGFSFFERGLDRQAIEAAYARWAPVYDLVFSHMLGPGRRAVATIASRADGRILDVGVGTGLELPMFRDRARVVGVDLSEHMLQRASARVAREGLKNVAGLARMDASRLAFCDASFACVVAPYLLTVVPDPEETLDELARVVRPGGEIVLVNHVSSPDWPMSALEQLIGESFSVTLGWRPQFPWSIVGDWIDSRTDMRLTERRVLPPFGLFTLTRIERLARWGEHSRRPYDEHRRPVEHA; this is encoded by the coding sequence ATGAGCGATGCGCGTGGCGTTTCCGGGTTCAGCTTTTTCGAGCGCGGCCTCGATCGCCAGGCGATAGAGGCCGCCTACGCCCGCTGGGCGCCCGTCTATGATCTCGTCTTCTCCCATATGCTCGGCCCGGGCCGGCGCGCCGTGGCGACCATCGCCTCGCGCGCCGATGGGCGCATATTGGACGTCGGGGTCGGCACTGGCCTCGAGCTGCCCATGTTCCGCGACAGAGCGCGGGTCGTCGGCGTCGATCTCTCCGAGCACATGCTGCAGCGCGCCTCCGCCCGCGTCGCTCGCGAGGGGCTGAAGAATGTCGCCGGCCTCGCCCGCATGGACGCGAGCCGCCTCGCCTTCTGCGACGCCAGCTTCGCCTGCGTGGTTGCGCCCTATCTGCTGACCGTGGTGCCGGACCCGGAGGAGACGCTGGACGAGCTCGCGCGGGTGGTGCGGCCGGGCGGCGAGATCGTGCTAGTCAATCATGTCAGCTCGCCGGATTGGCCGATGTCGGCGCTGGAGCAGCTCATCGGCGAGAGCTTTTCCGTGACGCTCGGATGGCGCCCGCAATTTCCCTGGTCGATCGTCGGCGATTGGATCGACTCGCGCACCGACATGCGCCTCACCGAGCGCCGCGTGCTGCCGCCCTTCGGCCTGTTCACGCTGACGCGCATCGAACGGCTCGCCCGCTGGGGCGAGCATTCCCGCCGGCCTTATGACGAGCATCGTCGGCCCGTCGAGCACGCTTGA
- the mnmA gene encoding tRNA 2-thiouridine(34) synthase MnmA, translating to MTTAGASLLNSLDLPKPPGETRVVVAMSGGVDSSVVAALLREEGYDVVGVTLQLYDHGEATHRKGACCAGQDIQDARQVAARLGIPHYVLDYESRFRETVIDNFAQSYASGETPVPCVACNQFVKFVDLFETAKDLGADALATGHYIASREDGSGGRALYRAFDAARDQSYFLFATTRAQLDMLRFPLGEYAKSEVRDLARRFGLDIAEKPDSQDICFVPSGHYTDLVERLSPGAAVPGDIVHVDGRVLGRHAGVIHYTIGQRRGLGLGAAVSGRAAEPLFVVRLDAAKAQVVVGPREALETRRIALRDVNWIGAGDLSALPAEGLPISARVRSTRPPTPALLRPLPGGGAEVVFETGEFGVSPGQACVFYERDDTRGRVLGGGFIAHAEAEPPAPEPALELDRSA from the coding sequence GCCGGGCGAGACGCGCGTCGTCGTGGCCATGTCCGGCGGCGTCGACTCCAGCGTGGTCGCCGCTCTGCTGCGCGAGGAAGGCTATGACGTCGTGGGCGTCACGCTGCAGCTCTACGATCATGGCGAGGCCACGCATCGCAAGGGCGCCTGCTGCGCCGGCCAGGACATTCAAGACGCGCGCCAGGTGGCGGCGCGGCTCGGCATTCCGCATTACGTGCTCGACTATGAGAGCCGCTTCCGCGAGACCGTCATCGACAATTTCGCGCAGAGCTACGCCAGCGGCGAGACGCCGGTCCCCTGCGTCGCCTGCAATCAATTCGTGAAATTCGTCGATCTTTTCGAGACCGCCAAGGACCTTGGCGCCGACGCGCTCGCCACCGGCCATTACATCGCCTCGCGCGAGGACGGCTCCGGCGGCCGCGCGCTCTATCGCGCCTTCGACGCCGCGCGCGATCAGAGCTATTTTCTCTTCGCCACGACGCGCGCGCAGCTCGATATGCTGCGCTTTCCGCTCGGCGAGTACGCCAAATCCGAGGTGCGCGATCTGGCCCGGCGCTTCGGCCTCGACATCGCCGAGAAGCCGGACAGCCAGGACATTTGCTTCGTTCCGAGCGGCCATTACACCGATCTGGTCGAGCGCCTGTCGCCCGGCGCCGCTGTGCCCGGCGACATCGTCCATGTCGATGGGCGCGTGCTCGGCCGCCATGCCGGCGTCATCCATTACACCATCGGCCAGCGGCGCGGCCTCGGCCTCGGCGCCGCCGTCTCCGGCCGCGCGGCCGAGCCGCTCTTCGTGGTGCGGCTCGACGCCGCCAAGGCGCAGGTCGTCGTCGGCCCCCGCGAGGCGCTGGAGACGCGCCGAATCGCCCTGCGCGACGTGAATTGGATCGGCGCGGGCGATCTTTCGGCTCTGCCGGCCGAGGGCCTGCCGATCTCCGCGCGCGTGCGCTCCACCCGTCCGCCGACGCCGGCGCTGCTGCGGCCGCTGCCGGGCGGCGGAGCGGAGGTCGTTTTCGAGACCGGCGAGTTCGGCGTCTCGCCGGGCCAGGCTTGCGTCTTCTATGAGCGCGACGACACGCGCGGCCGCGTGCTCGGCGGCGGCTTCATCGCGCATGCCGAGGCGGAGCCCCCCGCGCCGGAGCCGGCGCTCGAGCTCGATCGGAGTGCGTGA
- a CDS encoding type II toxin-antitoxin system RelE/ParE family toxin — MKLVFSAEARADLLHIGDFIARDNPTRAFTFVEELEARCRALPATPLAYPLLPGREASGIRRLVHGNYLIFYQVLDETVFVLHVLWGARDYESLLFPKR; from the coding sequence ATGAAGCTCGTCTTCTCGGCCGAGGCCCGCGCCGATCTTCTCCACATCGGCGATTTTATCGCGCGCGATAACCCTACGCGTGCGTTTACCTTCGTCGAAGAGCTCGAAGCGCGCTGCCGCGCATTGCCGGCGACGCCTCTGGCCTATCCTCTTCTCCCCGGACGAGAAGCGAGCGGCATTCGCCGCTTGGTCCATGGCAATTATTTGATTTTCTACCAAGTCTTGGACGAGACGGTGTTCGTCCTGCATGTCCTCTGGGGCGCCAGGGACTATGAGTCGTTGCTGTTTCCGAAGCGCTGA